One Undibacter mobilis genomic region harbors:
- a CDS encoding GntR family transcriptional regulator: protein MPTPIVEPDRASSQTVKAQLALRDLILSGGLKPGDRVSELSLVDRLGMSRTPIRMALVRLEDEGFLEAIPSGGFAIKAFTERDVYDAIDLRGMVEGFAARIAAERGVPGGLIRDMKNVLRQIDDIAALPDLSVDHFSEYVDLNGRFHALLAEAADSPVVRRQIERVSNLPFASPSGFVMVQAKLPEARHILTIAQDHHHCVVRAIEDREGMRAEALMREHARLAQRNLQLALGNQGTRNLVPGVVLIRRGAVV from the coding sequence CGAGCCCGACCGCGCCTCGTCCCAGACCGTCAAAGCCCAGCTCGCCCTGCGGGACCTGATCCTGTCCGGCGGGCTCAAGCCGGGCGATCGGGTATCGGAGCTGTCGCTGGTCGATCGTCTCGGTATGTCACGGACGCCGATCCGCATGGCGCTGGTCCGCCTGGAGGACGAGGGTTTTCTCGAAGCGATCCCGTCCGGCGGCTTCGCCATCAAGGCCTTTACCGAGCGCGACGTTTACGATGCCATCGATCTCCGCGGCATGGTCGAGGGTTTTGCCGCGCGCATCGCGGCCGAACGCGGCGTGCCCGGTGGCCTCATCCGCGACATGAAGAATGTGTTGCGGCAGATTGATGACATCGCCGCATTGCCGGACCTGAGCGTCGATCACTTCTCCGAATATGTCGATCTCAACGGCCGTTTTCATGCGCTGCTGGCGGAGGCCGCCGACAGTCCAGTCGTCAGGCGCCAGATCGAACGGGTCTCGAACCTGCCGTTCGCCTCGCCCTCGGGCTTTGTCATGGTTCAGGCCAAGCTTCCCGAGGCGCGCCACATCCTGACTATTGCGCAGGACCATCACCATTGCGTGGTGCGTGCCATCGAAGATCGCGAAGGCATGCGCGCCGAGGCGCTGATGCGCGAGCACGCGCGGCTGGCGCAACGAAATCTGCAATTGGCGCTCGGCAATCAGGGCACCCGCAATCTGGTACCGGGCGTCGTCCTGATCCGTCGCGGCGCCGTCGTATGA
- a CDS encoding 5-methyltetrahydropteroyltriglutamate--homocysteine S-methyltransferase yields MSQRTKPPFRADQVGSILRTQPIKEARAKHEKREITDAQLKAVEDAEIVKIIKKQEEIGLHAITDGEFRRSWWHYDFFGMLEGVDVVDSDHGIQFQGMQTKMKVLRITGKIDFAPNHPMLEHFKFLKANTSRTPKMTIPSPTVMHFRLEPGSVAASAYPNRDAIFDDLAVAYQKAIKAFYAAGCRYLQFDDTAWAYLCSQDELKKARDRGLDVDHLQDTYTKCINKALEAKPADMVITTHVCRGNFRSTFISSGGYEPVAQSLLEKCNYDGYFLEYDTDRAGGFDPLRFLPKGNKIVVLGLVTSKSGTLEKKEDIKKRIDEATKFVALDQLALSPQCGFASTEEGNVLAEDEQWAKLKMIVDLSKEVWGQ; encoded by the coding sequence ATGTCCCAAAGAACCAAACCGCCGTTCCGGGCCGATCAGGTCGGCTCCATCCTGCGCACCCAGCCGATCAAGGAAGCGCGCGCGAAGCATGAGAAGCGCGAGATCACCGACGCTCAGCTCAAGGCGGTCGAGGACGCCGAGATCGTCAAGATCATCAAGAAGCAGGAAGAGATCGGCCTTCACGCCATTACCGACGGTGAATTCCGCCGCTCGTGGTGGCACTACGATTTCTTCGGCATGCTGGAAGGCGTCGACGTCGTGGATTCCGATCACGGCATCCAGTTCCAGGGCATGCAGACCAAGATGAAGGTGCTGCGCATCACCGGGAAGATCGACTTCGCGCCGAACCACCCGATGCTGGAGCATTTCAAGTTCCTCAAAGCGAACACCAGCCGCACGCCGAAGATGACCATCCCGTCGCCAACGGTGATGCATTTCCGCCTCGAGCCGGGCTCGGTTGCCGCCTCGGCCTATCCGAATCGCGATGCGATTTTCGACGATCTCGCGGTTGCCTATCAGAAGGCGATCAAGGCGTTCTACGCCGCCGGCTGCCGCTATCTGCAGTTCGACGACACGGCCTGGGCCTATCTGTGCTCGCAGGACGAACTCAAGAAGGCGCGTGACCGCGGCCTCGACGTCGATCACCTGCAGGACACCTATACGAAGTGCATCAACAAGGCGCTGGAAGCCAAACCCGCCGACATGGTGATCACCACCCATGTCTGCCGCGGCAACTTTCGCTCTACCTTCATCTCGTCGGGCGGCTACGAGCCGGTGGCGCAGAGCCTGCTCGAGAAGTGTAATTACGACGGCTACTTCCTGGAATACGACACTGACCGCGCCGGCGGCTTCGATCCGCTACGCTTCCTGCCCAAGGGCAACAAGATCGTGGTGCTCGGCCTCGTAACGTCGAAGTCCGGCACGCTCGAGAAGAAAGAAGACATCAAGAAGCGCATCGACGAGGCGACCAAGTTCGTCGCGCTCGACCAGCTCGCCCTGTCGCCGCAGTGCGGCTTTGCCTCGACCGAGGAAGGCAATGTGCTGGCCGAGGATGAGCAGTGGGCCAAGCTCAAGATGATCGTCGATCTGTCGAAGGAAGTCTGGGGCCAGTAA